The DNA region CTATGAAACTTATGATTTAAGTGTTGGCAGGAGCTAATCCCAGGTGATATTTGGCAAGAGGCGGCAGTTTGTCACGTGGCcgacatatagagacaaacaaccactcaCACCTACTGTCATTTTAGAGTCTATGTTCAACTTAACACCAATTTGCATATGTTTGGACTTTGGGAAACCCACGCAGACACGAGACAGCATGAAAACTCAGAGAACGGCTGGGATTCGAGGCCAAAGACCTTCTGGTTGAGTTGCGGACTTCTACCGTGCCACCCTAGTAAATAATTATGGTCAATAAAAATTTCCTCAGCCTACTCCTGCTCTCCCACTGTCATAACGTCACTTAAAGATAAGTCCTTTAGCTGATTCATGAGAAGAGAACGACTGTAGCTCGTGGCCAGAGAGTTCCAGACTTTAAGGAAATAATGAAATCTGTTTAAATATCATCAAACTGGTAAACAAAACATTCCCAACATTTAATTCTATGTCTAGATCCAAAGTAAACATCATTTTCTTGTCAGGTTTACTGATCTTTAAGAACACAAAATCAACTTGTGCGTCGGAGACTTGGggaagcccacacacacacacagggaggatatgcaaactacacacagagacatccCACCCGAAACGGGATTCGAACCAAGACCCATATTGCTTTGAGTAAACAGTGCGAGCCAACCCCGTAAATATTTATGCTCAAGGAAAATCGTATTTCCTCCGTGAACTCCTGTTTGTCATTTAAGTGATTTGTGAGAAGCGAGTGACTGCAGCTCGTGACCAGATGATTCCAGGGAAAACAATGGCTCCGTTTATATATCATCACACTTTTATAACTATGCTTTGAATCCAAAGTAAATATCCTGTAAAATGTATTGATCTTTAAGGACAGAAACCAACTTGTCTGTTTGAAATGGCCATTTTCGGGAAAGCAGCTAGTGAGGATATTGACTTTAGAGCTCATTATCATAGAGAGAAGTGCAGCAGTGATACCtgtgtttgaaaagaaaaagacaaagttcATGGTCTTTTTTGTGCTGTTAGTGAGAGTTCTCCCCATTTACTGATCCAAATCTCTTGTTGGTTTCATTTTTAGCAATAGATTATATGAAATGAAAAGCTAGTAAACACTTGTCTCAGATATTTCAGGTACGATTGTTTCCTGTGTCTAACCGCGATTCAGGAAAACCCCGCCTGGCGTTGTCTGAATAAGGACAGCGTGACTCATGCATCCTTGTAAAAGTGTCAGTGTTACAGGTGTCACGGTGcgtgtcagacagacagacagacagacagacagacagacagacagacagacagacagacagacagacagacagacagacagacagacagacagacagacagacagacagactaaTGATGTCTCACCTTCCTGTGCCTCAGGAAATCACTGGGACATGACTAATACGACTGTAATGTATCACGTGAATCACCGACTATCAGAATGAATTTTACGTCCTTCCACTGTTTTGTAAGCAagtctgttgttgtgtgtaatcATTGATTCACACCGGAACTTCACAACAGTTCTTCAACCCACTTTTACTTTCTTCACAGCTCGGTCTATTATTGATTTGATTGCTCAATGAATTGTTGAGtgtaaaaagtgtttatttaaaacaaatttataAAAGGAACATCTTCCGATTGTTTGTGTTCACTATCACCAGCCCAGATATATTGAATTTTACGACAAACAAGAGCTGAATAAAAACTGTACTTACATTTGTGAAACTTAAAGTCGGACACACCTGTCTGTTAAACCGTCCACTGTCACTTTCATTATCCTTTCATCTGTCTATTTATTGACGGATTATGCAATGAAATATTTAAGGCTTTTCAAAAGTAGATTCAGCAAAGTGAGATATAAACATGACGACATTAAAATGATGGTGGACTGAGACGAACACTAAAGCCCCACTATGTGCACTGTCAGTTATAAGAGGGTTAAATTCCTCATGAGGACTCACACCCATGTGGAGGAATGAACAAGATACAAGTTCAAATGATgcagaaggacagacagagagacagacagacagagagacagacagagacacagaaggacagacagagagacagacagagagacagacagacagagagacagacagagagacagacagacagacagacagagagacagacagacagagagacagacagagacacagaaggacagacagagagacagacagagagacagacagagacacagaaggacagacagagacacagaaggacagacagagagacagacagacagagacacagaaggacagacagagacacagaaggacagacagagagacagacagacagacagaaagacagactgacagacagagacacagaaggacagacagagagacagacagacagagagagacacagacagagagagagagagagagagagagagagagagagagagagagagagagagagagagagacagaccgacagaaggacagacagagaaacagaccgacaaagacacagaaggacagacagagacagacagagatgcagagggacagacagacagacagacagacagacagacagacagacagacagacagacagacagacagacagacagaccgacagaccgacagaccgacagacagcATGTCACTCACCAGAGCTCGCAGAGAGGACTCATCCAGCGCAGAGTAACTCTCCACCGACATCTTCGTGCTCTCCAAGCCGGCTGAGACGAGCAGGTCCCGgactgtgagtgtctgtgtgtccgcTTCACCAAACACGAGCCACCTGCACgacttcttctcttcctcacttctcttctcctcttcttctcttctcctcctctgtgtgtttggttcAGTCTTCAGTCCGAGCAGCTGGTTGTGGGTCAGCGGAGGTGAAGTGGTGTCCTGCTCGGGGAGAAGATCATGATCCACTGTTCGTCTGTGGAGCCGCAAGGAAACACACACCACGCACACGCTGCTGTGCGGGAACGTTAGCAGCGTTTTGAACCGAGGATTCCCACTCAAAGGTgtaagccccgccccctctccCTATGAAGCCCCGCCTCTCCCGGGGGTGATTTAGTGCGCGCCGCCGTGCGGGGACACCGGAAACGACAGccctgtgtgtatgtatgtctgtgtgtgtgtttgttggtcttatgttgtggggacctcaAACTATACTTTATGGGGACAAAATGTTGAGGTTACTggaatgtcctctgaagtcacgTAGACAcaaccctgtgtttgtgtgtgtggcacaaaCTGTATAAAGAGTGACAGCGCGTCTCAACTTCCTTCCAAtatccagaagtgaagccaaaaatTCTCCTGATATGAACCCATCACATGTTATATCTTCTACAATGCTACACATatacactttttttaaatgtattgtttattcggagaggacagagagcaaGCTGTGAGGGGGGGCAGACAGAGAGTGGGGGAAGGCATGCAGCCCAGGGACGCGGGTCGGGAATCGAACCTTCGGTTGAGGCCCAGGTTCCCAATccagaattattattttttcacttcCTGAAGAATTGATAGATCGgtcatttttcaacattttcgttAATTTATAAAAATTATACATGCATCTCGATGAGAAAGAAGCAGGCATGTTTGGgggactgatattaatgagtgtgaACAATTTGATGCAGCTCCAAATCTAAAGCTGggtctagtgaatttaaatatgtctTCGTACTGGACCTGGTGGAATCAATTATATTTTGGTACCTATCACACCATCCATTATCTTTAGGAACTTCACAGAATAAAGTCGAGACCTTACAATATGAGAGAGAAaagcccaacagttcccacaatcaGTAAGTACATGTTGATAGAGGAAAAAAATTCCTTTTTCCATTGTCACAACAAAACCTATGCTGGATCCTGGTGTGACAGGAATCTTGTCTTTGCTTTTATGTTGCCACaacaaatacatcaaaatacTGCTCTGTTGTAAAAACGAATTTCCTGCGGCATTCATCACTGCATATGAAAGTTAGCAGCTAATCGAGTGGTGATGTGactttaaatatgtaaatttaaaaacaaataacacaaaaactgaaGAGGTATGAAGGagacacaacagaataaaaaactgGAGCCATGAACGacattattaaaacatttaatatccGTACAAGACAAAGAGAAGACAGTTGTTCTTTAACAGGTCAGCTCGTCATTTCATTTAATAGCCGACCCCCACCAGATGAGTTCACTGATTAGTTGCTGCTCTCTACTCGGTCTACTCGATCAGATGCCATTTAACTCTGATGCTGTCTTTCATTAGAGGGGAAGCTTGCAGACTCAACTGTCAATGGCACAATGCTGTCTATTTGATACGTCTTTCTAAAGAGGACGAATAAAACACATATTATTAATCTTAAATCATAATTAAaggaacaacacacaacatttatACAAGCTACTTAAAAGAAGGTGGGACAGGATACATTGCTTCATAAGCCAATCATCATAACACAACGCCTACAGTTCTATAGATATGATTTAAAATATGACTGAAGAGTATTAAAGACAAATCTTtctcaatataaaaaaaaaattgttaaataATACAGTTAACGTTTTTTTCTTGGTCAAAGATGCATAATATTATCAAATCTGTTCCGTAAGCCCTTTTTAACAAAATAATCTATCAAAGTGCTTCAGGTTACAAAGAGATGCAGACGCCAACAGGAACACAGAGAGATGCCCAGAGAACAGGCCAACACGGGTGGAAACAACATGTCCTTGGCTGAAGTAACAAAGTAAAGATTAAGTCAAACGCAATCCCACAAAGTCATGTGACCGTGTTGGATGTCCTCTGTGTTCGTAGAGCCATGCTGTGTACagttaaaatcaaatcaaagtttactGTGGGTAAAATTCAGTTTAGCTTATTGTTAGACATACAAACATTTGAAAGAAATTTGGAAATAAAGCAGAATATGCGTGAATAAAACCCAAATTGCCTTCTCCGACTTTAATAAAACTACATGATACCAATACTCACACAGGCACTTATCAGATACATATGTTTGATTTTCACAAGTGTGCAAAGAGATTCACGGAAAACAGAGTAGGAGATTTGGTTTTACTCTTTCTCCACATGTTCCTGCTCTCACTCGTCCTGCTGCTCTTCATTCTGCTTCTTGGGCAACTGCagatggaaaataaatcatttaacaGATGGAAAAAATATATGTTGGGAAAATCTGCCCTAAACAGAATTGACACTGTGGTAATTAAATCATTCTGTGAAGAAAGTACATACAGTGGTACAGAAATATAAACTTCAGCTCTGTGTCCCAGGAGAGTTTTCCTTAAATGACCAGGCAAtagctgtttatttaaatgtctgcACTGCAGTTTCTCTCCAGCTATCTTCAACAACCTTATATTTCTCATGGAAATAGATGAATATACTTTATAAACTTGTGTGCGTGTATTTCTCctgaaaaataaactttctGTCCCATACAGTCAACCCTCATGGTTGCACATTCAGGGTTTCAGAAGGTTGTAACCAGTTGAATTAAAGGCATTTTGAgaccataatgaatgaaatcTAATACTTAAGTCACAAACAGGATATATGAAGAAATATCTGAGTCCCACATTTACCAACACTTCCCTTTAGTTGAAGATAAGATGAAGTAACGTGGTGGAGAATAACCCTCAAAATGTGACACTATCTCTCAAACTACAGGCAGCGACAGTAGCTATTCAGATTATTGACTTTTAGACTTTGAACCCTGTGGAAACTCTGACATTACCTTTTCAGAAGTTAAAGTGCTGTCATTGTCACCACCTTCATGATGCAAAATCAGGctctatttttttgtttttatgttgaagTTCAAGTAGAAGCAGAGGCGTCTTGCTTTGGTTTGTCTAGCTATTAACTTATGTGTTGCATTCATTACCTTTGTCACTGGATTACTTCTGTTGCCTCTCCCTTCGTTATTTTCTGGAGGATGAGGTCTGGGTGGACAAaatcaaattatattattaGCAACAAGTTAAACTATGTAAGTATATAAGTAAGTCTCTACAAGGACATGATAAGGTTTTTACCCCTTAAAAGATGTCGAGGCTGAGGGGTCAAAGTCACAGAAAGATGATTGAGCCCCTTCTGCTTCCCTGCTCTGCCAAGGTCTGTTCTTCACTAAAGCTTCACTGTTGGACGCTTTGCTTTGACTCGGCAGTCCGATGAAGCCTCTCTGCCAATCCCTTGGTGTGTTTCCCGGTGCGGCATCTCGGTTGAATCCAAAGTCCTCAGCCAAGAAGTCAGCTGTATGTTGACAGTATATAAAGTAagtacataaaacaaaacacatacagacagaccaTAGAGGACCATAAAAAACCCTGCATACGCATCTACAGACCCTCTAGAAGTTAATGTAATCAAATTCACAGAAATCCCTTTGCAAACATGTGTTGTCTTCACAGATCAATGTTTTAAACTGGATGCTAatttgttacacacacacactttattataaatttacAATACAAGCAAAAAAAACCTGCCATATCAAAGTCTAATATAAGCTTTAGATTTCCAATGgtaggattcattaagcaatTGATGCACTGATTACAATAGACTGTTCATCACTTTAAACCGTTTGAAAAGCCGACTGCAATAGGGTGCTCTGGAACAAAGATCATGGTTGGAAACCTTAACTCCTTTTTTTGGTTCCTACACATTGAAAAGTTATTTCCTGCTGCAACAGGAGACTCATCACCACAGTTTAAAGTACACACGGTGTTTACATAAGATAAATAAGTCAAAAACAGTCAACACATCTATGGTTCTGTAATACTGGATACATTTTATAAATTACCTTGGTGCTTTTCTCTCTGATCTGGAGACGTCTGCCCAAAGGCGTATTTATCAGGGCTCAGTGGTTTTCTGATGGAGGCTTTTGTTATGTTATTCAGTGGATGAGAAGTTTGAGGGCGCATGTCACATTTGTCCTGGAGGCAAAACACACACGAATATCACAAAACATGAGAATTTTAGATGATAACCGTGTATTTTTGTCCTGCTCTTGAATGTTTGATGTGCCACCAGCAACGTACCTGATGGTGAAAAACGATAGCCTCCTCTAGAACAACGCCACAGAATTCACATGGAATGACCAcatcgccctctagtggactGGCTGGAGGGCTGTAAGAGGCAGGGGAGATGGACCGGGCGAAAGTGGGGATGTTTGAAGCGAGGGAGTTCGGGTGGCTGTGAATCAGTCCCGAGGCATTCCTGCTCATCCTGTCCTCTTTGGGCGGAGAGGTGGGATGCTTGCTGAAAGACGCAAAAGCGGAGGCGGGGCTGCAGCCAGTCTGAAAcaaagaagagggagagcacAAAAAGTTGTGTGTTAGGTTAACTCTGCTTTAGATCGAGTGATTGTGTTCCTCTGaaatgaagaagagagacacaTGTTCAGACAGGAAAAGGCTGCAAAACTCAGTGaagcacaaataaaaaaggtattTCAATGTTTGCTCGCCGGTGACATCGGACCGGATCTGAGCACAGACTAGATTTGTTCACACCCAGATATATTTCTTCACCATTTGACTTCGTAGAAACATAATGGGGAGGTAAGCAGCCCAGGAACACGTTTTGCAGGAAATAAAGCAACATAGAAAAATGTGGGTCAAAGCAAGTTTTTGAGGTATCTCTGCATCCAGATGGACTAATGGCCTAAAGCTTATATGGGTCAAGAAATAATGAATGATCATATGGTAGGAATGATGTCATGGAGATGTTAATATGAAGTCAGACTCGACTGCCGTTGTATGCCTCTTTCATTCAGTGTAGATTTAGTCTACAATAGTTCTCTTTCCAGACTCATgagttcactgtgacctttgaccaccgaAATCAATTCATGTTTGAGTCCAAATAACAATGGGCCAAAATATGAGGAAATTTCCTCAATGTAAACTTGAGATATCATGGTCAAGAGACAACTGTGACCTAGACCTTCGACCATTTAGCACCAAACTCTtgtcagttcatccttgagtccatcTGGacttttgtaccaaatttgaagagatTCTCTCAAAGCATCTTTTTCAGAAAAGAATGGAACGGATGGACGGAAAGCCTGAAAACATGATGACACTGTTTTTTGCTACTTATTACATTAGAGAAACAATCTACAGCACATATATATCATCATTTGTCATCATATGGTATAACTGACGTCATAATGAAAGGgcatttaatatataataaatgtttattgcCTGATAAGGGTGTATACACCGCCCTTGTAAGACGTTTTTGTTGTAGTGTCTCACATGCAGATCGGATGCACTGACCTACCATTACAAACTGTTCGCCCTCCTTATCTACAGTTATGTAACGTGGAGTGAGTCAGCTGGGCAAGTGTTCTTTAAACATTATTTACTGGAATATGGACAGGAAGGCACAATGAGGTCATTGTTTGTTTAACATTTCCACAGTTGTCCTGGAGCAGATGAATCAATCTTCACTCCCTTTTAGTTATTGGCTTTCTACAGACATGCAAATGTCAATGGgaaccacaaaaaaacaaatttaaacatCCAACAAACTAATTATTGTGGCCATTGTATTACTTTTTCCTTAATTCAACTCCTATAGAAGACGATCAGCAGCAAATTTTCCACTTCACTTTACTCAAAATATTTTCTGAGCTTTCCCCATTACAATAGAAgattaaaatgtgtctttttgcaGTAATTAAAACAAGTACAGGTGAATatggaagtaaaaaaacaaactaaattagTGTGCATTAAATTTAGAGATTCTGTTTGTCAATGGAGCAACTGAAAGATTAAAGTTCCATCTCACACCTGATGCAAAATGAGGTCCTCCTCTCGAAACAGCTCCTCACAAAACTCACAAGGCAGCAAGGCatctataaaacaaatatataaaaccatTAATAACGTGACAAAAgaacaactttaaaatgttttaaccaaCGCTAATTTACCTGTTTGATCGTGGTCCTGTACTGTACTTGTGCTCGTCCCTGTAGTGAAGTgcgggtagttgttgttgggcaGAGAGAGTGCAGAGTTCACTGAGGTGTTAGATGTCTTGTGATCCCAGATATCACTCCACAGGTTGCTGTCTATACCTCCGGCCACTGACTCTCCATCACTCTGCAGGCTGAGAGCCAACATGTAGTCCAGGCCTGATGAGTCCACGTCACGTGTCTGATCAACATGGTGCCACGTGGAGCTGCTGTTCTGAAAAGCTCTCTGCCCCAGCACTAAGACAAATTTAAAGCACATTGTGTTTGAAAAAGGTCGGCATTGCTGGTAAGGCAAAACATTTCAAAGGTTAGGATGACCCTCTACTGAGCAAACTCTCTAAAATCAAGGACAGTTTTAATTTTTACGACACTATTGATAtcgaaacacaaacacacacaaggctgCAGGTGACACAATACCATTCATGCTGCTGGATTGTGCTATTCCACTCGTGGGTAAAAATAACATGCAAAGTGTAACACTGCACCCTCAATGGCAGGATAGATTACAGCCAGCAACAGCAGATGAATGTAAACAAAGCAagctttaaatattcattttaacCAGCTTCACAAATATTTTATGGGGGAGGTTACTGGATGTAAACAGAAAATGGAATAATGGTTGGGTTAGTGACACTCACTGTGACtaaatgtgtttctctgtgaagCATTCTCCCAGTCGTCTGTGCTTTGAGGTCCCCTCGTAAGGTTGTGCGCACTGGGATCAAACATACGGGGGAAGGCGGgttgttctgccgcactgacgTTGTTATTCTTGGAGCCTTTTTCTTGGGCTTTTATGATGTTTCGGATGGAGTGGGCTTCAAACCATGTCCCTTGGGACGGCGGCTCAAGTGGACTGCgactcatcctgctgctgttgttcctCTCTTGGGGCGGTGTGAGGCTTCCACATAAGACTGGATGCACAGCTTGCTCCCTCAACATCACATTGCACTTGCAGTTTGGGCAGGGCTCAGTGCGGGTTCCGCAATAATCTTCGTGCTCTTTGGACTGACTGAAAACGAGCTCCAGTTCACAGAATTGGCACGGGACAAGACGCTGAGAACACTCAGAGCTCTGAGGGAGACACGAAACAGGGAGAAgcacatttaaatgatttagCCAGGATTATTTACTAACATATACTACACGGGGAAGGCAACATTTCTTCAATACCTGGTGAACGTCAAAACGATTCTTCTCAATCTTCAAACCGCACTTGCATGTAATctaaaaatgaaagagaaaatgagCTTAGTGAGAGATTCTTCAGTTTTACTCCGGCTACATGAGGGAGCATACAGGCACTTTATGTAAGAGAAGACTGCTTAAAGCATTGGTAAATTCCTGAAAATACATGTGTCTGTGCAAAATACATGGTTTGTTCAATCTGCAATGGGGCACAATGAGGTGTCCTGAAACAGATCATCTTTAAAAGATATTAACCCTGTTGAAACCTTGAcacaaataactttggtgatCAAATCCGGAAAGTTAATTTGTGAGACATAAAACTCACAAAAGCCAAAGGTTTAATGATGTCATGGTTTGGCGACACACTCATTGGATTATCACATTTTATCGCATTCAGCAAACCCTTTTAAGTGTCTCCTATTTCAGACATCATGTTGAAGtgtgcagtgtttgtgttcagatgttacctgtgtgtgttcctgctgcATGTGATCCTGCAGATCGGCCCGGGGCACTGGCTCCTGACACAACCCACACAGGGCGATGTTCCTCTGACAGTGGATCTCATGGGTGGTGAAATTACCCTCTGGAATGTCGTGTTTGCTATATACAAAAAAGACGATAAACCCGTTTTCACCACAATAACAAACACGTCGATCCCTTCATGCCACTTATTGCTACTTACCAATTGCCGCAGAACTGTGTATTTTCATCTGCCATGGCTGGACCGAAGCCTGAAGACAAAGAGTCGCGGTAGATCGATCTGTTATTGTTATGTTTACTGCTCCCAAAAGGTAAACATGCTTTGTTTCATAGCAACATTAAAGGAATTCAAGACCGATTGATTCATAAGAGGTTAGTTGCGATGCGTAAAGCCAATTGAACTCATGCTAACCGAGCTAATCTATACATAATCATCATAAATCACGGTGAACACCAGTGTTGGTGTAAAGAGTACAGGTAGCTATCACTGTCGTAGGCAAATGAAACTGACAGCTTTTCCGGTTCTCTTACCGTGTATCCAGGCAGGTAGCTAGCGTTAGCTGACAGTGCTAGCTCAGACTAGCAAGGAAATCCCCGTTTGAATTTAATCGGCGAGCATCTCGAAGCTGGACGATGTCCGACGTGTTGGCCTCAGCTAGCCGTGTAGCTTAGCATCAGATCCGCGGCACAGCAACCACCACGTAGCGCCGCTAACTTGATGCTAGCTAACTTTAACTTTGTGTTATTAAGTGGCTACAGCGCCGGGAAGCTAACGTTGCGCCGGGGTTCTGGTCTCCTGCCGCCCGGTGCAGGCAGGGTGAAGACAGCTCACCGTGTATCAGGGGATTCCACTCGGTATATGACACTAAAGTGAAACTCGCAGCGGACAACTAACAATTTGACGCTagcactgaaaaaaaaaatacttcggTATTTCCTCCTTGCCCTGTGCACACGGACCTAGAAGTGTTACCCGGGCGACGTCTCGCAGGCAGTCTACGTAGATCCCACTACGAGTCCTTCAACATTGGAACAATCGAGTCGAAACCTACAACAGTTTATTATCCTGCATCTGAGCTGAACGCGCTAAATCCCGGGGTGATGGCGGGGGTCGCTGCGGGGAGGACACAATAAAGAGGTTAAGGGTTAAAAGTCACTGCAAGTCAAAACTCGGGGCACTAATTTTCCATACATCGCCAGGCTGGAATTGTATTGGTTGAATACTCGGTGTGTGCTCGTAAAAAGGCTCCGGGTGATACCACCGCTTAAACTTGGACCCGATATGTGATATTTAAAAGTCCTTTATTATTGTGATAAATGTATAAAGATATACATAttagatataaataaatttgaGCCCTACAGAAACTATCAATATACATTTTCTATTGTTACTGGTATGACCTGAAAATGCAGTTCAAAGCTTATTTCACATTTGTTGACTCATTATGTAATACACATACATCTGAAATTCagtgtgtaaatatatagtgtagtgtgcatgtgtgcaaaatGCGGCTTTATATTATTGTGAGGCACCTGTTAAAGACTCTAATTCTGTTGCGCACAGCTAAATATAGCTGACTATATTAATTGTGCTTTACTTAATTGCCCCCAAAGCTGCTGTTCAAGTTATTAGATATTTCTTTATTATGAATAGAACAGTGGACTGTAAAATGTCCTACTTGTTCTACAATTTCAGGGTTGGGAGTTTGACCCATCGGGCATCGCCCTGGGTCAAACAGCTCCGAGTGTCTCCAGAGGGATAAAGAAAAAGTACAGCCACTTAAATAGTCACATATCGGTGAATCTGCATATGTATCTGATTGTGTATAAAAGCTTTTCAGTGATTTCAAATTAACCAGATACACTTATTTAAATTGCTCGGATTTTTGGGAGTAAAATCAATGCTTAGCTAATGTGGATGATTCAGGGTCATGTAAAAACAACCATCTAATACTTATAATTATATTGATCTTTTAATCAAGCTGATGTGGGGGATGGTTCAGGATCatgttaaaaaacaatcaacataaCAATAATAGAAACCAGAGCTCATGTATGACCATAGTATGTGCATCCTAACCATTCAGCTATCAGGTCACAACCTAACCAAATTCATTTAAGATCATATAAAGCTTCAAAGTAACAGGACATGAGCACAGAACATCACCACAACTTAATTTAGTAAAAGTATATGTTATTCAATTGATAATACAAGTTacagaagcaaaacaaagttcagcagcaaaacaaaagagTCCTTAAATTAAGGCTAAGGTtcctacaaaacaaaacaaacgtgcAAAATACAGGAAACTAGAAAATATTGCAAAAAAGCTAAACtgaaaaactgagaaaacactagaaaattaaaaacaaaaataaacttaaaaataaaattaacctAAGGCCACTTTACAAACAAAAACTAGTATGAATCAGTACTTCCCTGTAGATCCAATGCATAAATGTAAGTCTGCACAATCTTCCAGACATTCAATgtacacaaaatgaaaaatcaacACAACATTGTCCTTTCAGCGTTTATTGAGTTTTTGTTCCACCAATACTGTCAATGtaagacattttcatttttgtaagGCACAGTTTTGTTCAGATAAAACACTGATactatttacagaaatgttttttggagggggggggggaggggtggacGCAATGCAAAAATCCTCACACGTCCTTCCAGTCAAATTGACCAGCCAATGATTGGACCattattgaaaatatatataaaactttttaattcatttcaaaGCCCTTGTTCct from Limanda limanda chromosome 5, fLimLim1.1, whole genome shotgun sequence includes:
- the trafd1 gene encoding TRAF-type zinc finger domain-containing protein 1, whose product is MADENTQFCGNCKHDIPEGNFTTHEIHCQRNIALCGLCQEPVPRADLQDHMQQEHTQITCKCGLKIEKNRFDVHQSSECSQRLVPCQFCELELVFSQSKEHEDYCGTRTEPCPNCKCNVMLREQAVHPVLCGSLTPPQERNNSSRMSRSPLEPPSQGTWFEAHSIRNIIKAQEKGSKNNNVSAAEQPAFPRMFDPSAHNLTRGPQSTDDWENASQRNTFSHMLGQRAFQNSSSTWHHVDQTRDVDSSGLDYMLALSLQSDGESVAGGIDSNLWSDIWDHKTSNTSVNSALSLPNNNYPHFTTGTSTSTVQDHDQTDALLPCEFCEELFREEDLILHQTGCSPASAFASFSKHPTSPPKEDRMSRNASGLIHSHPNSLASNIPTFARSISPASYSPPASPLEGDVVIPCEFCGVVLEEAIVFHHQDKCDMRPQTSHPLNNITKASIRKPLSPDKYAFGQTSPDQREKHQADFLAEDFGFNRDAAPGNTPRDWQRGFIGLPSQSKASNSEALVKNRPWQSREAEGAQSSFCDFDPSASTSFKGPHPPENNEGRGNRSNPVTKLPKKQNEEQQDE